One window from the genome of Epinephelus moara isolate mb chromosome 5, YSFRI_EMoa_1.0, whole genome shotgun sequence encodes:
- the LOC126389820 gene encoding protein NLRC3-like: MEARNTTLTAQHGSVVSAPHLHNIHSEGDITISTIVQLPDRTDISDAVSPKTKGNIQRCKDDLKSFLENTTKNLSQGKEEDGSTPLNKIYTELYITKGGSGEVNSEHEVVELECKRSSSEETKILLNDIFKPLSNKENPPQRILTKGIAGIGKTVAVQKFTHDWATGKANQTIDFIFPISFRELNLITDERWSLKTLIGNYFEEVKDLSTSVYNSSGVLFIFDGLDESKLPLDFDKNKVWRNVTKTTTLDVLLTNLITGQLLHKASVWITSRPAAATKIPTKFINRVTEVRGFDDEQKEEYFQKTVSDKTMAQKILDHLQSKPLRSLYIMCHIPVFCWISATTLQKLLTETKQSELPKTVTEMYTHFLITQTKLKVYQKGETNRDVIMKLGKLAFKQLQKDNIIFYKKDLKSCDIDQKQAAVYSGLCTQIIRKECGLHKQEIYSFIHLTVHEFLAALYVLETFLNSRENLLPGRPSVTEMLKIGELPIILLHKRAVDLALANDHGKWDLFLRFLLGLSQDKNQELLQKAFGFKERRPQSNQETITYIHEKIKKLSNVDKSINLFHCLNELGDRSLVEQVQKYQNSGDVGNLLPEHWSALAFHLLASDEDLDVFDLKKYYGSDEALGRLLPVLKASKTAL, from the exons ATGGAAGCAAGAAACACAACACTCACCGCCCAGCATGGAAGTGTCGTCAGCGCACCACACTTACACAATATCCATTCAGAAGGGGATATTACGATCAGCACAATCG TCCAGCTACCCGACAGGACAGACATCAGTGATGCTGTTTCTCCCAAAACCAAAG GAAACATCCAAAGGTGCAAAGATGATCTAAAATCTTTCCTTGAAAATACAACAAAGAATCTGTCTCAGGGAAAAGAGGAAGATGGATCAACTCCTTTAAACAAAATCTATACAGAGCTTTACATCACAAAGGGAGGCAGTGGGGAGGTTAACAGTGAACATGAAGTGGTTGAATTAGAATGTAAAAGAAGTTCAAGTGAGGAGACGAAAATCCTGctcaatgacatttttaaaccTTTATCAAACAAAGAAAACCCTCCACAAAGAATTCTGACAAAGGGAATCGCTGGCATTGGAAAAACTGTGGCTGTGCAGAAATTCACTCATGACTGGGCAACAGGAAAAGCCAACCAAACTATTGACTTCATATTTCCAATCTCATTCAGAGAATTGAATCTAATAACAGATGAGCGTTGGAGTCTTAAGACGTTAATAGGTAACTATTTTGAAGAAGTGAAGGATTTGTCAACGTCAGTCTACAACAGTTCAGGAGTTTTGTTCATATTCGACGGCCTGGACGAAAGCAAGTTACCTCTGGACTTTGACAAGAATAAGGTGTGGCGCAACGTTACAAAGACCACAACACTAGACGTCCTGCTGACCAACTTAATCACAGGGCAACTGCTGCACAAGGCCTCAGTCTGGATCACAAGTAGACCAGCTGCAGCCACTAAGATTCCTACCAAGTTCATCAACAGGGTGACGGAGGTACGAGGCTTTGATGATGAGCAGAAGGAGGAGTACTTTCAGAAGACAGTTAGTGACAAGACTATGGCTCAGAAGATCCTCGATCATCTTCAGTCAAAGCCGCTGAGAAGTCTGTACATCATGTGCCACATCCCAGTCTTCTGTTGGATTTCAGCCACAACTCTCCAGAAACTcctcacagaaacaaaacaaagtgagCTGCCCAAGACTGTGACTGAAATGTACACACACTTCCTGATCACCCAGACAAAGCTGAAGGTTTATCAGAAAGGTGAAACAAACAGAGATGTGATCATGAAATTAGGAAAGCTGGCATTTAAACAGCTACAGAAGGACAACATCATCTTCTATAAAAAGGACTTGAAGAGTTGTGACATTGATCAGAAACAAGCTGCAGTTTATTCAGGTCTTTGCACACAGATCATAAGAAAAGAATGTGGTCTTCACAAACAAGAGATTTACTCCTTCATACATTTAACTGTTCATGAGTTTCTGGCAGCGCTGTATGTATTAGAGACCTTCTTGAACAGCAGAGAAAATCTGCTTCCTGGAAGGCCAAGTGTGACAGAGATGTTGAAGATAGGAGAACttcccatcatcctcctccacaAGAGGGCAGTGGATTTAGCTTTGGCCAACGATCATGGAAAATGGGACTTGTTCCTGCGCTTCCTGCTCGGTCTGTCACAGGATAAAAATCAGGAGCTTCTTCAGAAAGCATTTGGATTCAAAGAGAGACGTCCACAGAGCAACCAGGAGACGATCACCTACATTCACGAGAAGATCAAGAAACTTTCCAACGTCGACAAGAGCATCAATCTGTTCCACTGTTTAAATGAGTTGGGTGACCGGTCTCTGGTAGAGCAAGTCCAAAAGTACCAGAACTCAGGAGATGTTGGTAACTTGTTACCTGAACATTGGTCAGCTCTGGCCTTTCACCTGCTCGCTTCTGATGAAGACCTGGATGTCTTTGACCTGAAGAAATACTACGGATCAGATGAAGCTCTGGGGAGGCTGCTGCCAGTGCTCAAAGCATCAAAGACAGCTTTGTAA